Proteins encoded by one window of Lutibacter sp. A64:
- the rlmH gene encoding 23S rRNA (pseudouridine(1915)-N(3))-methyltransferase RlmH: protein MKIKLLAIGKTDDKNLQTLIETYQNRLKHYINFEIDIIPDLKKAKNLTEAQQKDKEGELILKKLTATDNLILLDEKGKEFRSIEFSKFLQKKMNAGIKQLVLVIGGPYGFSDAVYKKSQGKISLSKMTFSHQMIRLFITEQIYRAFTILKNEPYHHE, encoded by the coding sequence ATGAAAATTAAGTTATTAGCCATTGGCAAAACCGATGATAAAAATTTACAAACGTTAATTGAAACCTATCAAAATAGGTTGAAACACTATATTAATTTTGAAATTGATATTATTCCTGATTTAAAAAAAGCAAAAAATTTAACAGAAGCACAACAAAAAGATAAAGAAGGTGAATTAATTTTAAAAAAATTAACAGCAACCGATAATTTAATTTTGTTAGATGAAAAAGGAAAAGAATTTCGTTCAATAGAATTCTCAAAATTTCTTCAAAAAAAAATGAATGCAGGAATTAAACAACTTGTATTGGTAATTGGTGGTCCTTATGGATTTTCTGATGCTGTTTATAAAAAATCTCAAGGAAAAATATCTTTATCCAAAATGACATTTTCTCACCAAATGATTCGTTTATTTATAACAGAACAAATTTACCGTGCATTTACAATCTTAAAAAACGAACCATACCATCATGAATAA
- a CDS encoding non-canonical purine NTP diphosphatase: MNKLKLVFATNNKNKLKEVQAMLTNFEIVSLADINCFDDIPETADSLTGNAILKADYITKKFGLNCFADDTGLEVKSLDGEPGVYSARYAGIENNSEKNMAKLLTKLGDNLNREAQFKTAIALNINKKQFIFEGICKGHILKQKQGSSGFGYDPIFMPEGFKKSFAEMDLNEKGAISHRGKAIQELVHFLNKHF, encoded by the coding sequence ATGAATAAATTAAAACTTGTTTTTGCTACCAATAATAAAAACAAACTAAAAGAAGTACAAGCAATGCTTACCAACTTTGAAATTGTAAGTTTAGCTGATATTAATTGTTTTGATGACATTCCAGAAACAGCAGATAGCTTAACAGGAAATGCAATTTTAAAAGCCGACTATATTACTAAAAAGTTTGGTTTGAATTGTTTTGCAGACGATACTGGACTGGAAGTCAAATCTTTAGATGGAGAGCCTGGAGTGTATTCTGCGCGTTATGCTGGTATTGAAAATAATTCAGAAAAAAATATGGCTAAATTATTAACTAAACTTGGTGATAATTTAAATAGAGAAGCGCAATTTAAAACGGCAATTGCCTTAAATATTAATAAAAAACAATTTATATTTGAAGGAATTTGCAAAGGACATATTTTAAAACAAAAACAAGGAAGTTCTGGTTTCGGTTACGATCCTATTTTTATGCCTGAAGGCTTTAAAAAATCTTTTGCAGAAATGGATTTAAATGAAAAAGGAGCTATTAGTCATAGAGGAAAAGCCATACAAGAATTAGTACATTTTTTAAACAAGCATTTTTGA
- a CDS encoding FecCD family ABC transporter permease, whose protein sequence is MNPTKSYRLTFIILIITLVIIFLINLSLGSVYIPLKQLFLALINGDVEKESWRSIILSYRLPKAITAIIVGSGLSISGLLMQTLFRNPLAGPFVLGISSGASLGVAILILGASFIGANISNYAFTNFGLAFAASLGSFLVLSAVMIAAQKVKNTMSILIIGLMFGSLTSAVISILAYFGTASQLQQYMFWSFGSLGNLSWKEITVLCIAFIIGILFVIFIIKPLNTLLLGENYAKSLGVNVKRTRNLVLIATSLLTGVITAFSGPIAFIGLAVPHLTKLLYSTSNHKTLIPAVAISGAIIMLICDSIAQLPTSEYTLPINAITSLFGAPIIIWLLVRKRKVYY, encoded by the coding sequence ATTAACCCTACAAAGTCATATAGATTAACATTTATAATTCTAATTATTACATTGGTAATTATATTTTTAATAAACCTTAGTTTAGGTTCTGTATACATTCCACTAAAACAACTGTTTTTAGCATTAATAAATGGTGATGTTGAAAAAGAATCTTGGCGTTCTATAATTTTAAGCTATCGTTTACCAAAAGCAATTACAGCAATAATTGTAGGTTCTGGCTTGTCTATTAGTGGTTTATTAATGCAAACATTATTTAGAAATCCGTTAGCAGGTCCTTTTGTTTTGGGTATAAGTTCTGGCGCAAGTTTGGGTGTTGCAATTTTAATTTTAGGAGCATCGTTTATTGGTGCCAATATCAGCAATTATGCTTTTACAAATTTTGGGTTGGCTTTTGCAGCCAGTTTAGGCTCTTTTTTAGTGCTTTCTGCTGTTATGATTGCTGCACAAAAAGTTAAAAACACCATGTCTATTTTAATAATAGGATTAATGTTTGGTAGTTTAACTTCAGCAGTAATTAGTATTTTGGCATATTTTGGTACTGCAAGTCAATTACAACAATATATGTTTTGGAGCTTTGGAAGCCTAGGAAACTTAAGCTGGAAAGAAATTACAGTTTTATGCATTGCTTTTATAATTGGAATTTTATTTGTTATTTTTATAATTAAACCTTTAAACACCTTACTTTTAGGTGAAAATTATGCAAAAAGCTTAGGGGTTAACGTAAAAAGAACGCGTAATTTAGTGTTAATTGCCACCAGTTTACTTACAGGAGTTATTACCGCATTTTCTGGTCCAATTGCCTTTATTGGCTTAGCTGTACCGCATTTAACAAAATTACTTTACAGTACATCAAACCATAAAACATTAATACCTGCAGTAGCAATAAGCGGAGCTATAATTATGCTAATTTGCGATAGCATAGCACAATTACCAACAAGCGAGTATACACTACCTATAAATGCAATAACATCACTATTTGGTGCTCCAATAATTATTTGGTTATTGGTTAGAAAAAGAAAAGTTTATTATTAA
- a CDS encoding ABC transporter ATP-binding protein, with amino-acid sequence MKQPEEHIIKTENLSIGYTSKKQVSVIASNLNIDLNAGNLVCLLGKNGIGKSTLLRTLTKVQPALKGSITIDNKNLDNLTNIELSKIMSLVLTERLPDSSLTVFELVALGRQPFTNWIGYLTNNDLKIINTAFEKTNTSHLMNSKCYELSDGQLQKILIARALTQDTPIIVLDEPTAHLDLHHTVNTFSLLKNLALQFNKTIIVSTHEANLALQLADELWLMSSSKFVSGKTDILIENNELNQLFDSRLIRFNKELKQFSISTE; translated from the coding sequence ATGAAACAACCTGAAGAACATATTATTAAAACAGAAAATTTAAGTATTGGTTATACTTCAAAAAAACAAGTTTCTGTAATAGCCTCTAATTTAAATATTGATTTAAATGCTGGTAATTTGGTATGTTTACTTGGTAAAAATGGAATTGGTAAATCTACACTACTTAGAACATTAACTAAAGTTCAACCAGCTTTAAAAGGCTCTATTACAATTGATAATAAAAATTTAGATAATTTAACAAATATAGAATTATCTAAAATAATGAGCTTAGTACTTACCGAACGCTTGCCAGATAGTAGTTTAACTGTTTTTGAATTGGTAGCATTAGGTAGGCAACCTTTTACAAATTGGATTGGCTATTTAACAAATAATGATCTAAAAATTATTAATACAGCCTTTGAAAAAACAAACACCAGCCATTTAATGAATTCTAAATGTTACGAATTAAGTGATGGTCAATTACAAAAAATATTAATAGCCAGAGCATTAACTCAAGACACACCAATTATTGTTTTAGATGAGCCAACAGCCCATTTAGACTTGCATCATACAGTAAATACATTCTCTTTACTTAAAAATTTGGCTTTACAATTTAATAAAACAATTATTGTTTCTACACACGAAGCTAATTTAGCTTTGCAATTAGCAGATGAATTATGGTTAATGTCTTCTTCTAAATTTGTAAGTGGAAAAACAGATATACTTATAGAAAATAATGAACTTAATCAACTTTTTGATTCTCGTTTGATTCGTTTTAATAAAGAGTTAAAACAATTTTCTATTTCAACTGAATAG
- a CDS encoding M28 family metallopeptidase, which translates to MKKILFLIVASLLISSCGSTAYIPEINLTTDVTATKYANTITSSDLKTHLYTIASDEFEGRNTGEAGHKKAADYIKNFYIKTNIKSPFEGSNYFQIIPTKFLKPNLKPSENVLGFIKGSEKPEEIIVISAHLDHLGVQNGEIFNGADDNGSGTVTILKIAEAFQKAKEAGNGPKRSLLFLHVTGEEKGLLGSKYYVNNPIFPLENTVANLNIDMIGRIDDAHENNPNYIYLIGSDKLSTELHYISEKINAKFTHINIDYTYNNDDDPNQFYYRSDHYNFAKNNIPVIFYFNGTHQDYHEPSDTPDKIDYELLQKRAQLLFYTAWELANRAERIKVDK; encoded by the coding sequence ATGAAAAAAATACTATTTTTAATTGTTGCATCATTATTAATTAGTAGTTGTGGAAGTACTGCTTATATTCCAGAAATTAACCTTACAACAGATGTTACAGCTACAAAATATGCAAATACTATTACATCTTCAGATTTAAAAACACATTTATATACAATTGCTTCTGATGAATTTGAAGGAAGAAATACTGGTGAGGCAGGACATAAAAAAGCTGCTGATTATATTAAAAATTTCTATATAAAAACAAATATTAAATCTCCTTTTGAAGGCTCTAATTATTTTCAAATTATACCTACTAAATTTTTAAAACCAAATTTAAAGCCTTCAGAAAATGTTTTAGGATTTATAAAAGGTTCTGAAAAACCTGAAGAAATTATAGTAATTTCTGCTCATTTAGATCATTTAGGTGTTCAAAATGGCGAAATTTTTAACGGTGCAGATGACAATGGTTCTGGAACAGTAACTATTTTAAAAATTGCTGAAGCATTTCAAAAAGCAAAAGAAGCCGGAAATGGCCCAAAACGTTCTTTGCTATTTTTACATGTTACCGGTGAAGAAAAAGGTTTATTAGGCTCTAAATATTATGTAAACAATCCTATTTTTCCACTTGAAAATACTGTTGCAAACTTAAATATTGATATGATTGGACGTATAGATGATGCTCATGAAAATAATCCAAATTATATTTATTTAATTGGTTCAGATAAGTTAAGTACAGAATTACACTACATTTCTGAAAAAATTAATGCAAAATTTACCCATATTAATATAGATTATACTTATAATAACGATGATGATCCAAATCAATTTTATTACAGGTCTGATCACTATAATTTTGCTAAAAATAATATCCCTGTAATCTTCTATTTTAACGGAACACACCAAGATTATCACGAACCTTCAGACACACCTGATAAAATTGATTATGAACTTTTACAAAAAAGAGCACAACTACTATTTTATACTGCTTGGGAGCTTGCCAACAGAGCAGAAAGAATTAAGGTTGATAAATAA
- a CDS encoding SGNH/GDSL hydrolase family protein, translating to MKIKTIQLTLCILFMCSSIEFLYAQDWANLERFKKENAELLNLKKDENSVVFMGNSITEGWLRIRPEFFSKNPYINRGISGQTTPQMLLRFRQDVIDLKPGAVVILAGINDIAGNTGPSTIEMIVGNIISMTELAKANNIKVILCSVLPAYDFPWRKGLEPAEKVVKLNTLLKAYAKQQNIEFVDYFTPMANKLNGLKVTLGDDGVHPNLNGYLIMEPLVKKAIAKTLSLK from the coding sequence ATGAAAATAAAAACCATACAACTAACTTTATGTATTTTATTTATGTGCTCTAGTATAGAATTTTTATATGCTCAAGATTGGGCCAATTTAGAACGTTTTAAAAAAGAAAATGCTGAATTATTAAACTTAAAAAAGGATGAAAATAGCGTTGTGTTTATGGGAAATTCAATTACTGAAGGTTGGTTACGAATTAGACCTGAATTTTTTTCTAAGAATCCTTATATAAACCGTGGAATTAGTGGGCAAACTACGCCTCAAATGTTGTTGCGTTTTAGACAAGATGTTATAGATTTAAAACCTGGTGCAGTAGTTATATTAGCTGGTATAAATGATATTGCTGGTAATACAGGCCCTTCAACTATTGAAATGATTGTTGGTAATATTATTTCAATGACAGAATTGGCAAAAGCCAATAATATAAAGGTTATTTTATGTTCTGTATTACCGGCTTATGATTTTCCATGGAGAAAAGGGCTAGAGCCAGCTGAAAAAGTGGTAAAGCTTAACACCTTATTAAAAGCGTATGCTAAGCAGCAAAATATAGAATTTGTTGATTATTTTACGCCTATGGCTAACAAATTAAATGGTTTAAAAGTAACACTTGGAGATGATGGAGTACATCCAAATTTAAACGGTTATTTAATTATGGAACCACTTGTTAAAAAAGCGATTGCCAAAACTTTAAGTCTAAAATAA
- the holA gene encoding DNA polymerase III subunit delta has protein sequence MSDVTKIVSDIKNGDIKPIYFLMGEEPYYIDKISEYIEKNVLSEEEKGFNQMVLYGRDVTIDDIVDNAKRFPMMAERQVVIVKEAQDLSKTIEKLLAYVKQPQPTTVLVLCYKYKKIDKRKTLYKEIKKKGVVYESKKLYENHVVDWIRKVLAGKKYKIETKASLMLVEFLGTDLSKISNELDKLMLILPKETTITPEAIEENIGISKDFNNFELRKAIGERDVLKSNRIINHFAQNQKVNPLVVTISLLNIFFTQLLILHSLKDKSKNSISKSLGVNPFFVSDYTTAARNYPMRKVSQVIGLLREADVKSKGVGANALAAGDILKELIFKIIH, from the coding sequence ATGAGTGACGTTACAAAAATAGTTTCTGATATTAAAAATGGAGACATAAAACCTATTTATTTTTTAATGGGTGAAGAGCCATATTATATCGATAAAATTTCGGAATATATTGAAAAGAATGTGCTTTCTGAAGAGGAAAAAGGCTTTAATCAGATGGTTTTATATGGTAGAGATGTTACCATTGATGATATTGTAGATAATGCCAAACGCTTTCCTATGATGGCAGAAAGACAGGTTGTTATAGTAAAAGAAGCTCAAGATTTATCTAAAACAATTGAAAAATTACTTGCTTATGTAAAACAGCCACAACCAACTACGGTTTTGGTGCTTTGTTATAAATATAAAAAAATAGATAAACGAAAAACGCTTTATAAAGAAATTAAGAAAAAGGGCGTTGTTTATGAAAGTAAAAAATTATATGAAAATCACGTTGTAGATTGGATACGAAAAGTATTAGCAGGTAAAAAATATAAGATTGAAACTAAGGCATCATTAATGCTTGTAGAATTTTTAGGTACCGATTTAAGTAAAATTAGTAATGAGTTGGATAAATTAATGCTGATTTTACCAAAAGAAACTACTATTACTCCAGAGGCTATTGAAGAAAATATAGGGATTAGTAAAGATTTTAATAATTTTGAATTAAGAAAAGCCATTGGAGAGCGAGATGTTTTAAAATCAAACAGAATAATTAACCATTTTGCTCAAAATCAGAAAGTAAATCCATTAGTTGTTACAATCTCTTTATTAAATATTTTTTTTACACAATTGCTTATTTTACATAGTTTAAAAGATAAATCTAAAAATAGTATATCAAAATCTTTAGGTGTTAATCCTTTTTTTGTCTCAGATTATACCACAGCAGCAAGAAACTATCCAATGCGTAAAGTATCTCAAGTAATCGGACTTTTACGTGAAGCTGATGTAAAAAGTAAAGGTGTTGGAGCAAATGCATTAGCGGCAGGTGATATTTTAAAAGAGTTAATTTTTAAAATTATTCATTAA
- a CDS encoding type I restriction enzyme HsdR N-terminal domain-containing protein, translating to MQQLNLPTYKFRIKSSENKFFIFDIIRKKHVVLTPEEWVRQHYVWFLIEEKKYPISLIAVEKKLTINKLTKRTDILIFDTNGNPDIIVECKAPSVKITQETFDQIARYNLKLKANYLIITNGLEHFYCKMNFENECYDFLKTIPSFKK from the coding sequence ATGCAACAATTGAATTTACCAACTTATAAATTCAGAATCAAAAGTAGTGAAAATAAGTTTTTTATTTTTGATATCATTAGAAAAAAACATGTGGTTTTAACACCCGAAGAATGGGTGCGTCAACATTATGTTTGGTTTTTAATTGAAGAAAAGAAATATCCGATTTCTTTAATTGCAGTAGAAAAAAAACTCACCATCAACAAGTTAACAAAACGTACCGATATTTTAATTTTTGATACAAACGGCAATCCAGATATTATTGTTGAATGCAAAGCCCCTTCTGTAAAAATAACACAAGAAACTTTTGATCAAATTGCTCGTTATAACTTAAAATTAAAAGCAAATTATTTAATTATAACCAATGGTTTAGAACATTTTTACTGTAAAATGAATTTTGAAAATGAATGTTATGATTTTTTAAAAACCATTCCTTCTTTTAAAAAATAA